Genomic DNA from Candidatus Bathyarchaeota archaeon:
AGATGGGCTGAGTTCCCTAATGAAAGGAGTCCAACTTTAACAGTCCTGATGGAAGAGCCTCAAACAGTAACAGCAGACTGGAACAAACAATATTACCTGAATATTGTATCTCCCGTTGGAGATGTAAATGGCGATGGATGGTATGATGAAGGGTTAGTAGCAGAGATCTCGGTTTCATCAAGATATGTTCCAATGGATTTTTTTGGTATCTTTGGATTAGGATATGATTTCAGTCATTGGTCGGGTGATGTTGTAACTAGAACTCCAACAGCAAGTCTTTTAATTAATAGCCCAAAAAATGTTGAGGCCGTATGGAAACTCAGTTTTATTAGATTTGTAATATTATCGATAATCATTTTATTGACCATAGTCTTAGTTCTCTGGAAAAAAGAGAATATTGCCAAATTGTTAAAAAAAGATAAAAAAAGTACTAAAAGAAAACGCAAGTGAGGCTACTAGATAACACTATCTAATGGCTTTTTTCCTTTTTGACCTTCCTGACTGTCTAGCTGCTATTAAACCTACTTTCCTTCCAGGCGGGGCGTCTTTAGAAACCGTTGTAGGTTTACCTGCATGTTTGTGTCTTCCCCCTCCATATGGATGTGATGCTGCTACCATTGCTGTGCCTTTTACAATTGGCCATTTCCTTCCTCTTGCTGTCATTAGACCAGCTTTCCTACCTGCTTTTAAGAATGGTTTTTCCGTTCTTCCGGAACCAGCCGCAACACCTATGGTTGCACGGCATCTCTCATCAAGATAAACAGTTCTCTTCGATGGTAATTTTATTTCTGCCCCTCTGGCTGCATGGGATACCAAGATAGCATGAGAACCGGAGCTTCTTGCAATTTTTCCTCCATCCCCTGGTCTGCTCTCAATATTGAATACGTAGGTGCCTGCCGGAATCTTTCCCAAAGGTAAAATATTTCCTATTTCTATTGGGGAAGCTTCGCCAATTGATACGTTTTGATTTACGCCCAATCCCTCAGGGGCCGTTATATAGCAATCTTTACCATTTTCAAATTTTAATAGGGCTAACGGCATACCTCTGCCTGGATCATGAAATACATCCTTAACAAACCCTTTAACAACAGATGCTGATTCAAACACAGGGGGATAAGATGCAGAAGCTAATCTCCGATGGGTTGGAGCTTGAAATACTTTTGTTCCTCTTCCCCGACGCTGAACAAGTATTCTTTTACCCATACTTTACTCACTCAGAATATGCCAAGTTTAACCGCTAAATCAGCAGCACTAAACTCTGGCCTTAATTTTACATAAGCTTTCTTTGTACCATCAAATGTTATTGCAGTATTAACTTCATCGACTTCAACCTCATATAAAAACTCGATTGCTCTAAGCACATCTTTTTTATTTGCTTTCAAATCTACAATGAAGGTTATCTTATTTTCTTTTTCTATTAAAGAGACTGTGTCCTCTGTTATAAGCGGGAATTTTATTACTTCATGTGGTTCTAATCTGTTCAATATCAGTGACGCTCTCCTACATAGTTAAATTCTCTAAATTCTTTATCGCCGATTCTGTCCATATTGTTAGTCTTCCTGGATGGGTTCCTGGAGCCAAGAGACTTACATTGAGATTATTTACTTCGACAGCTTCTACACCAGCTATATTATTAGCTGCCTTAATGACTCCTTTATTTTCAGCCACGACTATAAGAGGACCAACGCCATGTCTTTTGGCTTTTCCCCTTGCGCTTTTTCCTTTTGATCTAACTTTGATGCTACCCAATACCCTTTCAACATCCAGCCAAGCACCTAATTTTGATAAAGCATCCTTAACTTCACTAGTTTTCGTCAATTCCTGTAAATCATCTTTAACAATCAATGGGAATGAACGTAATTTTTCTATTCTATGGCCTCTTTGTGAAACAATCTCTTTTGAAGCTGTAGCAGCTATTGCAGAGGTAAGAGCTACTCTTTTCTCTCCTTTATTTATTTTCTTTTTGATATTCTTTTCAACCCTAGGAGGATGAGTAAGCCTCCCTCCAACCGTACTAGGAGCGAAAGCAGCTGATCCTGCCTTTGCATAACGTTCTCCTTTCACTCTTGGAACTCTTGAAAGCCCTCTGCCCACACCTAATGATTCGGCCGTAGTTCGTTTTCCGGCCATAGGATTCCTTCCCTGAGGTTGAAACTTGTGAGTGTCTATCGCGACGACTGCTCTCCTAATAACATCAGGTCTTAAAGGAGCGCTAAAAATACTCGGAAGATCAATACTTTTACGAGTATTTTTTCCTTCCAAATCATATACATTAACCGATGTAGCCTTCAATTAGTTCACCAGTCACCCTTCATTTTAATTAAATAGATTTAAGATAGAAAGAGAAGCGAAAATAGCCTCTTCAGTTCTAATTGTCTCCACACCTTGATCTTGAATTGTATTAATTCTGAAATTAGTTATATCTTCTGTATTAACATTGTCCTGAGCAAGTATCTCATCTATACCTTGAGAAGGAGAACCAAAAATGACCAATGCTTTGTGGGATCCTGCCCATTTATTCCTAATCTCATTTAGGACTTCATTAACCTTTTTCCCATACTTAGATGTAGCTATGACCAAGTCGTAATCCACACTTTTAATAACTTTTCTAAGGGTAAGTTTCGGAAAAATAACACGATATCCCCAATATATTTCTATCGCTTCCTTTCCAATAGGCTCAGCTAAGATTTTTTTATCTACTTTTTGAATTTTAAGGGGAATTCTTGAATCCTTTTTCAAGCTAGCCCTAATTGTAACTAATTTACTCAAACCAATATCTGCAAGTGAAGATTTAGAATCAGATCTTATAATCACGCTATCGCGAATATCACCAGACCTTACTTCTTCAATATTTTTAGTAATAAGGTGATGTGGAGTTCTCAGGGGCGGAAGTATACCGACATATTTGAGGTCAGGATTAAGCTTGAATAGATGTTTTCTTAGGTATTGAGGCGTTTCCAAATAATTTAATATTAGATTTATTAAGCGTCCTTCTTTTCGTTGATTGATATCCATACTATCAAAATAGATTATGATCTCATCTATACGAAAGATGGAAGCTGCTCTTCCAATCATTCCTATTTTGGATGTTTTTTCACGAAGGTGAGGTACGTCTCTAACAAGAGAAGCAGGTATAGCTATAGAAATTCTATTAGATCTGCGTCTACAAAATGCCGCAGTATATTTACTCATTTTTTATCCTCTTTAGACTCCTTTAAATTTGAATTGAACTGATGCGCGCGCGTGTTTATTTTCAGAAATATCTTGCATCACTTTCGATCGTAAACATCATCCAATCTTTCAATATCCTTTTCATCGAAATGTCCAAATGATACTTCAAGAATCCTCCCAATTTTTCCAGTTGAAGAGAGCCGATGTTCAGTTTTTCTTGGGACCACTATTTCATCTCCAGCTTTTAGATCAATTATTTTATTATCCAATTCAGCCTTGAGCCCATCATCAAGAACTACCCAGAGCTCATCCCTTTTTTGATGCGTCTGTTTACTAAGAACTTGATTTGAGTTTACAGTAATAATTTTAACATTGCATATTTCATTATGAGCATATTGTATAAAAAAACCCCATGGCCTTACATCTTTGATGATTTTTTTCCGGATGCTTTTTTCTACCTCATTCATCCTTTGCTTACTCCAATTGGTACCAATCTTGCTACCTTCTCAGCGATACCAACTCGATGGCTTACTTCAGCTACTCGATCTACATCCTTATAGGCCCCCGGTGCTTCCTCACTTACAACAGCCATACTTGCAGCCCTTACAAGAATTCCTTTTTGCTCAAGACTTTTCTTTACATCTTTTCCCCAGAATTGTCTTTTTGCCGCCGATCTACTCATATTCCTTCCAGCTCCATGAGCTGTAGAGCCAAAACTCAGATCCATTGCCCCATCAGTTCCAGCTAAAACCCATGAGCCAGTGCCCATACTTCCAGGAATGAATACAGGTTGACCAAATTGTCGATAATTTGAAGGGACGTCTGGGTGTTCTGGCGGAAATGCTCTTGTGGCTCCCTTTCTATGCACGTAAACCTTATCCTTCTTATCATTTACATTATGTTCTTCAATTTTGGCAATATTGTGAGCTACATCATAAATTAAATGAAGATCCAAGTCATCAGCAGATTTTTGAAAGGCCTTTTCAAAGGCCTCTCTTGTCCAATGAGCTATCATCTGTCTATTGGACCAAGCAAAATTACAAGCTGCCGACATTGCAGCAAAATAGCTTTCTGCTTCAGGACTTTTTCCAGGTGCGCATGCAAGCTCCCTATCAGGCAATTCAATTTTGTATTTATGCACGGCTTTCTCCATTATTTTAAGATAATCACTACATACTTGATGGCCTAGACCTCGACTTCCTGTATGAATAAGAACTAAAACTTGACCGACTCTCTCTATTCCAAAACACTTTGCTGCCTTTTCATTGATTATCTCATCAACTTTCTCTATCTCAAGAAAATGATTACCACTGCCCAGACTTCCCAATTGAGAGGCTCCACGCTTCTTTGCTATGTCAGAGACTTTTATTGGATCTGCTCTATCCATGCATCCTCTTTCTTCACAAGCTTCAGCGTCCTCAGGCCAAGCATATCCACGGTCGATGGCCCATTCTACTCCATCTGAAAGGACTTTATTAAGCTCAGTTATACTAACCCTTACTTTCCCGCGACTACCTAAACCAGAGGGGATATAATTGAACAACGCATCAAGTAATTGAGGAAGGATAGGTTTTACATCGCCTTCATCAAGATTTGTTCTAAGAAGCCTTACACCGCAATTAATATCGTATCCCACTCCACCTGGACTAATTACCCCTTCTTCATAATCTGTAGCTGCAACTCCGCCAATAGGAAATCCATAACCTTCATGACCATCAGGTAATGTTATGGCGAATTTTTGCACACCTGGAAGATGTGTCACATTAACACATTGCCCCAGAGTTCTATCTAGTTTCATTTTTTCTATTAAGACTTCATCCGCGTAAATCCTTCCAGGAACTCGCATGGTTTTTTTGAAAGATTTTGGTATTTCCCATATATTCTTATCCACTTGTTTTAATGGTACAGGACTTCTATTCTTATCATAATTCGCCAAGCGACACACTCTCGTTACAACTTTATCTTTCAATATTTATAATTACAGGATTTAAAATCACTCTTTTTAAATATCAAGAAGAAATTTTGCTTTAAAAAGACCATTATTCTCCTCAATATTCATATCATGATAAGTAATTGCTTTTACCCCTACTTTTGAGGGGTGCTTCTCATGATCAAAAGGTTCCCCAAAGATCTTTGCACTTAGAAATAATTCGGAGTTTATTTTCTTTATCGCTTCTACTTTAAACTTTGAATAGATATTATTCTCCACTTCGAATTTTATTAGAAACTGTTCCAGCCAGTTATATAATAATTCATAATTATCTGTAGCGCGTACTTCAACTATCTCACTCAATGTCTGTTCAATTTTTGAAGTATCTGTCATGACTTCGAACAAAGCTAGAGCAGCATTCTCATAAACTTCTTCTAGATTATTACCATAGGCTTCAATAAAAACGTCTGCCGTATGCTCTAAGAATTTAAAACCCTTTTTCTCAGTATCTAGCTCATCTGACATTTTCATCATTTTTTAAAAAATTTTAGATTGAACATTCAATAAACTACGAAGAACAATTTACATAAATATTCCTTAGATTATTCATGGAAATATAAAAACTCAAGCTTATGTAGGTCAAGGTTATAGTATACAAATTTTTAATATTAAGTAACTGATTTCCAATAGATTATGATGCCGGGATGGCCGAGCGGACTAATCTCTTGATGGAGTTCAGAGGCGCAGAATAGAATGCGTAAGCCTTGAACCAAAGAGCGAGATAGCCTGTGACCCTTCAGGGTCGCGTGGGTTCAAATCCCACTCCCGGCGCCAACCCAATAACATATAATTAGCCCGCGCTCAAATTTTTAATTCATTCAATTTATT
This window encodes:
- a CDS encoding 50S ribosomal protein L2: MGKRILVQRRGRGTKVFQAPTHRRLASASYPPVFESASVVKGFVKDVFHDPGRGMPLALLKFENGKDCYITAPEGLGVNQNVSIGEASPIEIGNILPLGKIPAGTYVFNIESRPGDGGKIARSSGSHAILVSHAARGAEIKLPSKRTVYLDERCRATIGVAAGSGRTEKPFLKAGRKAGLMTARGRKWPIVKGTAMVAASHPYGGGRHKHAGKPTTVSKDAPPGRKVGLIAARQSGRSKRKKAIR
- a CDS encoding 50S ribosomal protein L23 encodes the protein MNRLEPHEVIKFPLITEDTVSLIEKENKITFIVDLKANKKDVLRAIEFLYEVEVDEVNTAITFDGTKKAYVKLRPEFSAADLAVKLGIF
- the rpl4p gene encoding 50S ribosomal protein L4, with product MKATSVNVYDLEGKNTRKSIDLPSIFSAPLRPDVIRRAVVAIDTHKFQPQGRNPMAGKRTTAESLGVGRGLSRVPRVKGERYAKAGSAAFAPSTVGGRLTHPPRVEKNIKKKINKGEKRVALTSAIAATASKEIVSQRGHRIEKLRSFPLIVKDDLQELTKTSEVKDALSKLGAWLDVERVLGSIKVRSKGKSARGKAKRHGVGPLIVVAENKGVIKAANNIAGVEAVEVNNLNVSLLAPGTHPGRLTIWTESAIKNLENLTM
- a CDS encoding RNA methyltransferase, which translates into the protein MSKYTAAFCRRRSNRISIAIPASLVRDVPHLREKTSKIGMIGRAASIFRIDEIIIYFDSMDINQRKEGRLINLILNYLETPQYLRKHLFKLNPDLKYVGILPPLRTPHHLITKNIEEVRSGDIRDSVIIRSDSKSSLADIGLSKLVTIRASLKKDSRIPLKIQKVDKKILAEPIGKEAIEIYWGYRVIFPKLTLRKVIKSVDYDLVIATSKYGKKVNEVLNEIRNKWAGSHKALVIFGSPSQGIDEILAQDNVNTEDITNFRINTIQDQGVETIRTEEAIFASLSILNLFN
- a CDS encoding phosphomannose isomerase type II C-terminal cupin domain, producing MNEVEKSIRKKIIKDVRPWGFFIQYAHNEICNVKIITVNSNQVLSKQTHQKRDELWVVLDDGLKAELDNKIIDLKAGDEIVVPRKTEHRLSSTGKIGRILEVSFGHFDEKDIERLDDVYDRK
- a CDS encoding RtcB family protein, coding for MRVPGRIYADEVLIEKMKLDRTLGQCVNVTHLPGVQKFAITLPDGHEGYGFPIGGVAATDYEEGVISPGGVGYDINCGVRLLRTNLDEGDVKPILPQLLDALFNYIPSGLGSRGKVRVSITELNKVLSDGVEWAIDRGYAWPEDAEACEERGCMDRADPIKVSDIAKKRGASQLGSLGSGNHFLEIEKVDEIINEKAAKCFGIERVGQVLVLIHTGSRGLGHQVCSDYLKIMEKAVHKYKIELPDRELACAPGKSPEAESYFAAMSAACNFAWSNRQMIAHWTREAFEKAFQKSADDLDLHLIYDVAHNIAKIEEHNVNDKKDKVYVHRKGATRAFPPEHPDVPSNYRQFGQPVFIPGSMGTGSWVLAGTDGAMDLSFGSTAHGAGRNMSRSAAKRQFWGKDVKKSLEQKGILVRAASMAVVSEEAPGAYKDVDRVAEVSHRVGIAEKVARLVPIGVSKG
- a CDS encoding archease; translation: MSDELDTEKKGFKFLEHTADVFIEAYGNNLEEVYENAALALFEVMTDTSKIEQTLSEIVEVRATDNYELLYNWLEQFLIKFEVENNIYSKFKVEAIKKINSELFLSAKIFGEPFDHEKHPSKVGVKAITYHDMNIEENNGLFKAKFLLDI